ACCACCACGCTGATTGCTCACCTCTCGGACGCCAGTGGCATCAACACGGCCGGCGCCGGCATCGGCCACGACATCACTGCCACGCTGGATAATGACCCTACCAAGCTCACTATCCTCAACGATTTCTACACTGCCGATGTGGACAGCTACCAGTCGGGCAAGGTGAAATACCTCTTCAAGAGCTTGGCCACCGGCCCGCACGTGCTTCACCTCAAAGCCTGGGACACCTTCAACAATTCGGCTCAGCAAGAAATTGAGTTTATTGCGGCTACCAGTGAAAAACTGGCCCTGGACCATGTCCTGAATTACCCCAACCCATTCTCCACCCGCACCACTTTCCAATTTGACCACAACCGCTCGTCCGACGACCTCGATGTACAGATTCAAATCTTTACTATTTCAGGTCGTTTGGTACGTACACTGCGTACTACCATTGTCGGCAGTGGCCCCCACGTGGGCCGCGACTCTGATGCCCTGACGTGGAACGGCCGCGACGAGTACGAAGACCAGCTGGCCCGGGGCGTATACGTGTACCGGGTGAGCGTCCGCTCCCTGCGCGACAACGCCACGGCCTCCAAGTTCGAGAAACTGGTTATTTTGAATTAAAGTCTCCGGCAAACTGCCATTTTCGTTTATTTCCGCTCTTCTTGTTTCCTTTTATGACATTGTTGAAGCTGCCTTTGCGATTAGCGCTCCTTCCCGGCTTGCTGGGCGTCTCTATCGCAGCTCAGGCTCAGAGTTCACCGAACACCATCACCACCGCCGTTCCGATTCTGACCCTGAGCCCCGACGCTCGTTCGGCGGCCTTGGGAGAAGCGGGAGTAGCCATTTCGCCCGATGCTAACGCCTCGTACCACAATGCCGGTAAGCTGGGCTTCGTCACCAGCAAGTACGGTGTGTCGCCCTCCTACTCGCCGTGGCTGCGCAACGTGACCGATGATATGGGCCTGGCTTACTTGTCGGGCTTCGGCAAAATCGGCCAGCGTTCCGCTATTTCAGCCTCGCTGATGTACTTCGACCTGGGCACCATTTCTTTCCGCGACGAGAAGAACAACCCCAAGGGCGACTTCAACCCTAAGGAATATGCCGTTAGCGTTTCCTACGGTCAAAAACTGAGCGAGAACTTCGGGGTCGGTATCACCGCCCGCTACATTCGCTCCAACCTCACCGGCGAAACCATTAGCGGCAAGCCCGGCAACGCCGCCGCCGTCGACCTGGGTGCTTACTACACCAAGGACCTCTCCATTGGTCCCAGCGACTACAACCTGGGGTTGGGTGCCACTATTT
The sequence above is drawn from the Hymenobacter chitinivorans DSM 11115 genome and encodes:
- the porV gene encoding type IX secretion system outer membrane channel protein PorV; the encoded protein is MLGVSIAAQAQSSPNTITTAVPILTLSPDARSAALGEAGVAISPDANASYHNAGKLGFVTSKYGVSPSYSPWLRNVTDDMGLAYLSGFGKIGQRSAISASLMYFDLGTISFRDEKNNPKGDFNPKEYAVSVSYGQKLSENFGVGITARYIRSNLTGETISGKPGNAAAVDLGAYYTKDLSIGPSDYNLGLGATISNIGNKMTYTNPLQADFLPTTLKLGTAITRELDAYNKITLTVDASKLLVPTPYYMEGDTVGFGKTIKAKNEEIRAKGIVSGIVGSFSDAPGGFSEELKEINISAGLEYWYNDLLAARVGYFYENPVKGDRQYLSFGLGVRYQVFGVDGTYLVPNQRANPLAQTIRVSLHFNFNKSEEAFGTGDGSAPVN